The proteins below come from a single Fusarium verticillioides 7600 chromosome 3, whole genome shotgun sequence genomic window:
- a CDS encoding translation initiation factor 4E (At least one base has a quality score < 10), which yields MDTSNLWSRRTNTGKLSLSTPGQGSSGDSFNRNASFPKRQGGDTPSSTKPNPFNTTPGGLVSPTSGASSAFGLGSGAFASFGSAKTPKTSANPFDTAMASAVVKSGTKDPSKSAGKGASMTAISENNQSGVSTANPSHALVDSWTFWYRPPISKAHGFIEYEKTLHEIATVRTGEEFWEIYRHLKRPSTLPVVSDFHLFKKGIRPIWEDDVNKKGGKWVVRMKKGVADRYWEDLILSLIGDQFADASDDVCGAVLSVRNGEDILSIWTRTDGGRVIKIRETMKHVLNFPASTRIEFKSHDSSIQQRTAIEEQRREKASQHHHHDKRHTGGPSKQAAEQSHP from the exons ATGGATACTAGCAACCTCTGGTCCCGCCGCACAAA CACCGGCAAGCTTTCCCTCTCAACGCCCGGACAAGGGTCCAGTGGTGACTCCTTCAACCGCAATGCCTCATTCCCCAAGCGCCAGGGTGGCGATACTCCTTCATCGACTAAACCGAACCCTTTTAATACCACACCTGGAGGTCTAGTGTCGCCCACGAGCGGTGCCTCCAGTGCCTTTGGCCTAGGCTCTGGAGCGTTTGCTTCGTTTGGGTCGGCTAAAACCCCGAAGACTTCAGCCAATCCTTTCGATACTGCCATGGCATCAGCGGTAGTCAAGTCCGGCACGAAGGACCCATCCAAGAGTGCGGGTAAAGGAGCCAGCATGACTGCGATTTCTGAGAACAACCAGTCTGGGGTATCCACGGCAAATCCTTCGCATGCGTTAGTCGATTCATGGACATTTTGGTATCGACCACCGATCTCGAAGGCACACGGCTTCATCGAATATGAGAAGACGCTACACGAGATCGCAACTGTACGGACTGGAGAAGAGTTCTGGGAGATTTATCGCCACCTGAAACGTCCCTCTACACTCCCCGTTGTCTCTGATTTTCACCTTTTCAAGAAAGGCATTCGCCCAATATGGGAGGATGATGTTAATAAGAAGGGAGGAAAGTGGGTGGTTCggatgaagaagggcgtAGCAGACAGGTACTGGGAAGATctcattctcagcctcattGGTGATCAGTTTGCCGATGCTAGCGATGATGTTTGTGGTGCTGTTCTAAGTGTTCGCAATGGTGAGGACATTCTCAGCATCTGGACTCGCACTGACGGTGGCCGAGTCATCAAGATTCG CGAGACGATGAAGCATGTCCTTAACTTTCCAGCAAGCACTCGCATCGAATTCAAGAGCCACGATTCTAGCATTCAACAACGAACAGCCATCGAGGAGCAGCGCCGTGAAAAGGCtagccaacatcaccaccacgacAAGCGCCACACAGGTGGACCCTCGAAGCAGGCCGCTGAACAGTCCCACCCTTAG
- a CDS encoding ubiquitin thiolesterase: MAKRQASEALDDLVGVASPASKRSRLDDIDSPEPNGTSNELIDESNTSGMAQEDDANEDDDQDPTAAAPIRQSAPTDGYDDLYLDTIDRNVLDFDFEKLCSVSLSNINVYACLVCGKYFQGRGPKSHAYFHSLDEDHHVYINLETQRVYVLPEGYEVKSRSLDDIKYVSDPRYSKKEVIEMDRTPRTSYTLDRKVYIPGFVGMNNIKENDYLNVIVQALAHVAPLRNYLLLEDFSNKTELVKRCSILIRKIWNPRAFKAHVSPHELLQEISLRSNKRFTLTTQSDPVDFLSWFLNNLHLGLGGSKTKPGSSMIQRTFQGKMKVESQAITARADATDRLRFEDADVKVDIVRFLLLTLDLPSAPLFQDELEKNIIPQVPLTTILTKYDGQRAQEHHAQRKRYRLMHPLPPFLAFHVKRFSQNKFVSERNPTIVTFDARNLDMSPYVEPNPKEWPPGEPIWYDLVANVIHEAVRVREDVVDSGEERKIWKVQLKNKATGEWVVCQDLYVDKVQSELLYLGEAYLQIWERRRDPRGKGKAP; encoded by the coding sequence ATGGCAAAGCGCCAGGCCTCCGAGGCCCTCGACGATCTTGTTGGTGTAGCCTCGCCAGCTTCCAAGAGATCTCGATTGGATGACATTGATTCACCTGAACCGAACGGTACTTCGAACGAACTCATCGACGAGTCTAATACCAGTGGAATGGCGCAAGAAGACGACGCAaacgaagacgacgaccaAGACCCCACTGCCGCAGCACCTATAAGACAATCAGCGCCTACTGACGGGTATGATGACCTTTACCTCGATACTATCGATCGCAACGTGCTCGACTTCGACTTCGAGAAGTTATGCTCCGTTTCCCTTTCGAACATCAACGTTTACGCATGCCTCGTCTGCGGAAAGTATTTCCAAGGTCGTGGTCCGAAATCCCATGCTTACTTCCACTCGCTTGATGAGGATCACCACGTCTATATAAATCTGGAAACACAGCGTGTCTATGTCCTTCCTGAAGGGTACGAGGTCAAGAGCCGCTCGCTCGATGACATCAAGTACGTGTCGGATCCGCGATATAGTAAGAAGGAGGTTATCGAGATGGACCGCACACCACGCACCAGCTACACCCTTGATAGAAAAGTGTACATCCCTGGATTTGTGGGaatgaacaacatcaaggagaatGACTATCTCAACGTCATAGTACAGGCTCTTGCGCATGTCGCGCCATTGCGTAACTACCTGCTTCTCGAGGATTTTTCGAACAAGACGGAGCTTGTCAAGCGATGCAGCATTCTGATCCGCAAGATCTGGAATCCGAGGGCGTTCAAGGCTCACGTTTCTCCTCATGAACTTCTCCAGGAGATATCACTGCGCTCGAACAAGCGCTTTACCCTCACAACTCAGTCGGATCCTGTCGATTTTCTATCCTGGTTCTTGAACAACCTCCACCTTGGGCTCGgtggcagcaagaccaaaCCTGGCAGTTCCATGATCCAGCGTACATTCCAGGGTAAGATGAAGGTTGAATCCCAGGCCATCACAGCTCGTGCCGACGCTACTGATCGACTGCGCTTTGAAGATGCGGATGTCAAAGTGGACATTGTGCGCTTCCTCCTTCTGACGCTGGACCTCCCGTCAGCGCCGCTCTTTCAGGACGAACTCGAAAAGAACATCATCCCTCAAGTTCCCCTGACAACCATTCTCACAAAATATGACGGTCAGAGGGCTCAAGAACACCACGCTCAACGCAAGCGTTACCGACTCATGCACCCTCTCCCCCCATTTCTTGCCTTTCACGTCAAGCGCTTCTCCCAGAACAAGTTTGTTTCTGAGCGCAACCCAACAATCGTCACTTTTGACGCCCGTAATCTCGACATGTCACCATACGTTGAGCCAAACCCCAAGGAGTGGCCCCCAGGTGAGCCCATCTGGTATGATCTGGTAGCCAATGTCATTCACGAAGCTGTTCGAGTACGAGAGGACGTTGTTGACAGCGGCGAGGAACGTAAGATATGGAAGGTTCAGCTGAAAAACAAGGCGACGGGTGAATGGGTGGTTTGTCAAGATTTATATGTTGATAAAGTACAGAGCGAGCTGTTATATCTTGGTGAGGCATATCTCCAGATCTGGGAACGGAGGAGAGATCCCAGGGGCAAAGGCAAGGCCCCATGA